A window of the Streptomyces griseochromogenes genome harbors these coding sequences:
- the prfA gene encoding peptide chain release factor 1, translating into MFEAVEELVAEHADLEKKLADPSVHADQANARKLNKRYAELTPIVATYRSWKQSGDDIETARELAADDPDFAAEVKELEKQREELTEKLRLLLVPRDPSDDKDVILEIKAGAGGDESALFAGDLLRMYLRYAERAGWKTEIIDSTESELGGYKDVQVAVKTKGGQGATEPGQGVWARLKYEGGVHRVQRVPATESQGRIHTSAAGVLVTPEAEEVDVEINPNDLRIDVYRSSGPGGQSVNTTDSAVRITHLPTGVVASCQNEKSQLQNKEQALRILRSRLLAAAQEEAEREAADARRSQVRTVDRSEKIRTYNFPENRISDHRVGFKSYNLDQVLDGDLDAVIQACVDADSAAKLAAA; encoded by the coding sequence ATGTTCGAGGCCGTCGAGGAACTCGTCGCCGAGCACGCCGATCTGGAGAAGAAGCTCGCCGATCCGTCGGTCCACGCCGACCAGGCGAACGCGCGCAAGCTGAACAAGCGCTACGCCGAGCTGACCCCGATCGTCGCCACGTACCGCTCCTGGAAGCAGTCGGGCGACGACATCGAGACCGCACGTGAGCTCGCCGCCGACGACCCCGACTTCGCGGCCGAGGTCAAGGAGCTGGAGAAGCAGCGCGAGGAGCTGACCGAGAAGCTGCGCCTCCTGCTGGTTCCGCGCGACCCGAGCGACGACAAGGACGTCATTCTGGAGATCAAGGCGGGTGCCGGCGGTGACGAGTCGGCGCTGTTCGCCGGCGACCTGCTGCGCATGTACCTGCGCTACGCCGAGCGCGCCGGCTGGAAGACCGAGATCATCGACTCCACCGAGTCCGAGCTGGGCGGCTACAAGGACGTCCAGGTCGCGGTGAAGACCAAGGGCGGCCAGGGCGCCACCGAGCCCGGCCAGGGCGTGTGGGCCCGGCTGAAGTACGAGGGCGGCGTGCACCGCGTGCAGCGCGTGCCGGCCACCGAGTCCCAGGGCCGCATCCACACCTCCGCCGCCGGTGTCCTCGTGACCCCCGAGGCCGAGGAGGTCGACGTCGAGATCAACCCGAACGACCTTCGCATCGACGTCTACCGCTCCTCCGGCCCGGGCGGCCAGTCGGTCAACACGACCGACTCCGCGGTGCGCATCACGCACCTTCCGACCGGAGTCGTCGCCTCCTGCCAGAACGAGAAGAGCCAGCTGCAGAACAAGGAGCAGGCTCTGCGTATCCTGCGCTCCAGGCTGCTCGCCGCGGCGCAGGAGGAGGCCGAGCGGGAGGCCGCCGACGCCCGGCGCAGCCAGGTCCGCACGGTCGACCGCTCCGAGAAGATCCGCACCTACAACTTCCCGGAGAACCGGATCTCGGACCACCGCGTCGGCTTCAAGTCGTACAACCTGGACCAGGTCCTGGACGGCGACCTCGACGCGGTGATCCAGGCCTGCGTCGACGCCGACTCGGCGGCGAAGCTGGCAGCTGCATAA
- the prmC gene encoding peptide chain release factor N(5)-glutamine methyltransferase, which translates to MNLLLAEVAQATQRLADAGVPSPRTDAEELAAFVHGVKRGALHSVKDSDFDARYWEVVGRREQREPLQHITGRAYFRYLELQVGPGVFVPRPETESVVGWAIDAVRAMDVVEPCIVDLCTGSGAIALALAQEVPRSRVHAVELSEDALVWTRKNVAGSRVDLRQGDALTAFPDLDGQVDLVISNPPYIPLTEWEYVAPEARDYDPELALFSGEDGLDLIRGIERTAHRLLRPGGVVVIEHADTQGGQVPWIFTEERGWADAADHPDLNNRPRFATARKALP; encoded by the coding sequence GTGAACCTGCTGCTCGCAGAGGTGGCCCAGGCCACCCAGCGGCTGGCCGACGCCGGCGTGCCCTCGCCGCGCACCGACGCGGAGGAGCTCGCCGCGTTCGTGCACGGCGTGAAGCGGGGAGCGCTGCACTCCGTGAAGGACTCCGACTTCGACGCCCGCTACTGGGAGGTCGTCGGCCGGCGTGAGCAGCGCGAGCCGCTGCAGCACATCACCGGGCGGGCCTACTTCCGGTATCTGGAGCTCCAGGTCGGGCCGGGTGTCTTCGTGCCCCGGCCCGAGACCGAGTCCGTGGTCGGCTGGGCCATAGACGCCGTGCGCGCCATGGACGTCGTCGAGCCCTGCATCGTCGACCTGTGCACCGGCTCCGGCGCGATCGCGCTGGCCCTCGCCCAGGAGGTCCCGCGCTCCCGCGTGCACGCCGTGGAGCTGTCCGAGGACGCCCTGGTGTGGACCCGCAAGAACGTGGCCGGCTCCAGGGTCGATCTGCGCCAGGGCGACGCCCTGACCGCCTTTCCCGACCTCGACGGCCAGGTCGACCTGGTCATCTCCAACCCGCCGTACATCCCGCTCACCGAGTGGGAGTACGTCGCCCCGGAGGCCCGCGACTACGACCCGGAGCTGGCCCTGTTCTCCGGCGAGGACGGCCTCGACCTGATCCGGGGCATCGAACGCACCGCGCACCGGCTGCTGCGCCCCGGCGGTGTCGTCGTGATCGAGCACGCCGACACGCAGGGCGGCCAGGTGCCGTGGATCTTCACCGAGGAACGGGGCTGGGCGGACGCGGCCGACCACCCCGACCTGAACAACCGCCCCCGGTTCGCGACCGCCCGCAAGGCGCTGCCGTGA
- a CDS encoding L-threonylcarbamoyladenylate synthase has protein sequence MARRYDTNDATDRVTGLREAASAVRRGELVVLPTDTVYGIGADAFSSEAVADLLAAKGRGRNMPTPVLIGSPNTLHGLVTDFSELAWELVDAFWPGALTLVARHQPSLQWDLGDTRGTVAVRMPLHPVAIELLTEVGPMAVSSANLTGHPAPEDCDAAQEMLGDSVSVYLDGGPTPGIVPSSIVDVSGAVPVLLREGAISPDELRKVVPDLEVAN, from the coding sequence ATGGCACGGCGATACGACACCAACGACGCGACCGACCGCGTGACGGGTCTGCGCGAGGCCGCGTCCGCCGTCCGCCGGGGCGAACTGGTGGTGCTGCCGACCGACACGGTCTACGGCATCGGCGCCGACGCGTTCTCCTCGGAGGCCGTCGCCGATCTGCTCGCCGCCAAGGGCCGGGGCCGCAACATGCCCACCCCCGTCCTCATCGGGTCCCCGAACACCCTGCACGGACTGGTCACGGACTTCTCCGAGCTGGCCTGGGAACTGGTCGACGCGTTCTGGCCGGGCGCCCTGACGCTGGTCGCCCGGCACCAGCCGTCCCTGCAGTGGGACCTGGGCGACACCCGTGGCACGGTTGCCGTGCGCATGCCACTGCACCCGGTCGCCATCGAGCTGCTCACCGAGGTCGGCCCCATGGCCGTGTCCTCGGCGAACCTCACCGGCCACCCGGCGCCGGAGGACTGCGACGCGGCCCAGGAGATGCTCGGCGACTCCGTCTCCGTCTACCTCGACGGCGGCCCGACCCCCGGCATCGTGCCCTCGTCCATCGTGGACGTCTCCGGCGCGGTGCCGGTGCTGCTGCGCGAGGGGGCGATCTCCCCGGACGAGCTGCGGAAGGTCGTACCCGACCTCGAGGTGGCGAATTGA
- a CDS encoding protein-tyrosine-phosphatase produces MTAPEAGRGIGNGEREAEQTTTFGFPRDTFRILHVSTGNVCRSPITERLTRHFVTERLGVLGGGLIVESAGTWGHEGAPMEANAEAVLGEFGADASGFVGRELLDEHVIMADLVLTATRDHRAQVISMGHSAGLRTFTLKEFTRLVRAIDPATLPPLDGGVVARARALVRAAAALRGWLLAPSADADEVYDPYGAPLPFFRSIGDEIHDALDPVVTALTGVPTRT; encoded by the coding sequence TTGACGGCCCCTGAGGCGGGGCGTGGCATAGGCAACGGGGAACGTGAGGCGGAGCAGACCACGACGTTCGGGTTTCCGCGCGACACTTTCCGCATCCTCCACGTCAGCACCGGCAATGTGTGCCGCTCGCCCATCACCGAGCGGCTGACCCGGCATTTCGTGACGGAGCGGCTCGGCGTGCTCGGCGGCGGGCTGATCGTGGAGAGCGCGGGCACCTGGGGCCATGAGGGCGCGCCCATGGAGGCCAACGCGGAGGCCGTGCTGGGCGAGTTCGGCGCGGACGCCTCCGGGTTCGTCGGCAGGGAGCTGCTGGACGAGCACGTGATCATGGCCGACCTGGTGCTGACGGCCACGCGTGACCACCGGGCGCAGGTGATCTCGATGGGGCACTCCGCGGGGCTGCGGACGTTCACCCTGAAGGAATTCACCCGTCTGGTCCGTGCGATAGATCCGGCCACCCTGCCGCCGCTGGACGGCGGTGTGGTCGCGCGTGCGCGTGCGCTGGTCCGTGCGGCCGCGGCCCTGCGCGGGTGGCTGCTGGCGCCCAGCGCCGACGCGGACGAGGTGTACGACCCCTACGGTGCGCCGCTGCCGTTCTTCCGGTCGATCGGGGACGAGATACACGACGCGCTGGACCCGGTCGTCACGGCGCTCACCGGCGTCCCCACGAGGACCTGA
- the glyA gene encoding serine hydroxymethyltransferase has translation MSVTPVLETDVLRRQDPEMAEILHGELERQSTTLQLIAAENFTSPAVLSALGSALANKYAEGYPGARHHGGCELVDVAERLAVERAKALFGAEHANVQAHSGSSAVLAAYAALLRPGDTVLALGLPHGGHLTHGSPANFSGRWFDFVGYGVDAETGLVDHDQVRHLARNHRPKAIVCGSIAYPRHFDYAFFREVADEVGAYLIADAAHPIGLVAGGAAPSPVPYADVVCATTHKVLRGPRGGMILCGGELAERVDRAVFPFTQGGAQMHTIAAKAVAFGEAAKPAFRVYAHQVVANARVLAGCLAAEGVAVTTGGTDTHLITADPAPLGVDGRTARGRLAAAGMVLDCCALPHGEGRGLRLGTAAVTTQGMAEPEMVKIAALMASVLRGDTEPARSRDEVRELTGRFPPYPR, from the coding sequence ATGTCGGTCACACCCGTCCTAGAGACCGATGTCCTGCGGCGGCAGGACCCGGAGATGGCCGAGATCCTGCACGGGGAGCTGGAGCGGCAGTCGACGACGCTTCAGCTGATCGCCGCCGAGAACTTCACCTCGCCCGCCGTGCTCTCGGCCCTGGGCTCGGCGCTCGCCAACAAGTACGCCGAGGGCTACCCCGGCGCCCGGCACCACGGCGGCTGCGAACTGGTCGACGTCGCCGAACGCCTCGCGGTCGAGCGGGCCAAGGCGCTCTTCGGCGCCGAACACGCCAACGTCCAGGCCCACTCGGGCTCTTCGGCCGTCCTGGCCGCCTACGCCGCCCTGCTGCGCCCCGGCGACACCGTCCTCGCCCTCGGGCTGCCGCACGGCGGTCATCTCACCCACGGCTCGCCCGCGAACTTCTCCGGCCGCTGGTTCGACTTCGTCGGCTACGGCGTCGACGCCGAGACCGGGCTCGTCGACCACGACCAGGTGCGCCACCTGGCCCGCAACCACCGGCCCAAGGCCATCGTGTGCGGCTCCATCGCCTATCCCCGTCACTTCGACTACGCCTTCTTCCGCGAGGTCGCCGACGAGGTGGGGGCCTATCTGATCGCCGACGCCGCGCATCCGATCGGCCTGGTCGCCGGGGGAGCGGCGCCCAGCCCGGTGCCGTACGCGGACGTCGTGTGCGCCACCACCCACAAGGTGCTGCGCGGCCCGCGCGGCGGGATGATCCTGTGCGGCGGCGAGCTGGCCGAGCGCGTGGACCGGGCGGTCTTCCCGTTCACCCAGGGCGGCGCCCAGATGCACACCATCGCCGCCAAGGCCGTCGCGTTCGGCGAGGCGGCGAAACCGGCGTTCCGCGTGTACGCCCATCAGGTGGTCGCCAACGCCCGGGTGCTGGCCGGCTGCCTGGCCGCTGAGGGAGTCGCGGTCACCACCGGCGGCACGGACACCCACCTGATCACCGCGGACCCGGCCCCGCTCGGCGTGGACGGCCGCACCGCGCGCGGCCGGCTCGCCGCCGCCGGGATGGTCCTGGACTGCTGCGCGCTGCCGCACGGAGAGGGCCGCGGGCTGCGTCTGGGGACGGCCGCGGTGACCACCCAGGGCATGGCGGAGCCGGAGATGGTCAAGATCGCCGCGCTGATGGCGTCCGTCCTGCGCGGTGACACGGAACCGGCAAGGTCGCGGGACGAGGTGCGCGAGCTGACCGGTAGATTTCCGCCGTATCCCAGGTGA
- a CDS encoding MraY family glycosyltransferase, with the protein MREYLLTLCITAAVTYLLTGPVRKFAIVAGAMPEIRARDVHREPTPRLGGIAMFFGLCAGLLVADHLTNLNEVFAKSNEPRALLSGAALIWLIGVLDDKFEIDALIKLGGQMIAAGVMVMQGLTILWLPIPGVGNVALTQWQGTLLTVALVVITINAVNFVDGLDGLAAGMVCIAAGAFFLYSYRIWYSYGIEAAAPATLFAAILMGMCLGFLPHNMHPARIFMGDSGSMLIGLVLAAGAISITGQLDPDALALFTGSEKAAVHQTVPVYIPLLLPLTIIAVPAADLVLAIVRRTWRGQSPFAADRGHLHHRLLEIGHSHSRAVLIMYFWSALIAFGALAYSVNSASMWIVLGVVFLSAIGLVLLLLPRFTPRVPLWAQHFVPPRYRRRRRPAELPAGACAEAAGTTPVAAAATASADAERPPVTAGVTGVNGATAIGPRSRIGKATR; encoded by the coding sequence GTGCGTGAATACCTGCTGACGCTCTGCATCACGGCCGCGGTGACGTATCTGCTGACAGGGCCGGTACGGAAGTTCGCGATCGTGGCCGGAGCCATGCCGGAGATCCGGGCACGTGACGTGCACCGGGAACCCACTCCGCGCCTCGGCGGGATCGCCATGTTCTTCGGCCTGTGCGCGGGCCTGCTGGTCGCGGACCACCTCACCAACCTCAACGAGGTCTTCGCCAAGTCCAACGAGCCGCGGGCGCTGCTCTCCGGAGCGGCCCTGATCTGGCTGATCGGCGTCCTGGACGACAAGTTCGAGATCGACGCGCTGATCAAGCTCGGCGGACAGATGATCGCCGCGGGCGTCATGGTCATGCAGGGTCTGACGATCCTGTGGCTGCCCATCCCGGGCGTCGGCAACGTGGCGCTGACCCAGTGGCAGGGCACGCTGCTGACGGTGGCGCTGGTCGTCATCACGATCAACGCGGTGAACTTCGTGGACGGCCTGGACGGCCTCGCGGCGGGCATGGTGTGCATCGCAGCCGGCGCGTTCTTCCTGTACTCGTACCGGATCTGGTACTCGTACGGCATCGAGGCCGCCGCTCCGGCCACGCTGTTCGCGGCGATCCTGATGGGCATGTGCCTGGGCTTCCTGCCGCACAACATGCACCCCGCGCGGATCTTCATGGGCGACTCGGGCTCGATGCTGATCGGCCTCGTCCTGGCGGCCGGCGCGATCTCGATCACGGGCCAGCTGGACCCGGACGCGCTGGCCCTGTTCACCGGCTCGGAGAAGGCGGCCGTGCACCAGACGGTGCCGGTGTACATCCCGCTCCTGCTCCCGCTGACGATCATCGCCGTACCGGCCGCGGACCTGGTGCTGGCCATCGTGCGCCGCACCTGGCGGGGCCAGTCCCCGTTCGCCGCGGACCGTGGCCACCTGCACCACCGGCTTCTGGAGATCGGCCACTCGCACAGCCGGGCCGTGCTGATCATGTACTTCTGGTCGGCACTGATCGCCTTCGGCGCGCTCGCGTACTCGGTGAACTCGGCGTCGATGTGGATCGTGCTCGGCGTGGTCTTCCTCAGCGCGATCGGCCTGGTCCTGCTGCTGCTCCCGCGCTTCACGCCCCGCGTGCCGCTCTGGGCCCAGCACTTCGTACCGCCGCGCTACCGCAGGCGCCGCAGGCCCGCCGAGCTGCCCGCCGGGGCCTGCGCGGAGGCCGCCGGGACCACCCCGGTCGCCGCCGCGGCCACGGCTTCGGCGGACGCGGAGCGGCCCCCTGTCACCGCCGGTGTGACAGGCGTCAACGGGGCGACCGCCATCGGCCCCCGTTCGCGTATCGGCAAGGCCACAAGGTAA
- the atpB gene encoding F0F1 ATP synthase subunit A: MSADPTQTLAFDTSCHLFNGCGFDTVAPGLHSFLFKPLWGDGDSNVYFNKTMLLALLGSIIIVGFFWAAFAKPKVVPGKLQLVAESGYDFIRRGVVYETIGKKEGEKYVPLVVSLFFFIWMMNLWSVIPIAQFPVTAIISYPAVLAIGVYILWVSLTFKRHGFVGAFKNFTGYDKSLGGVLPLSMTIELFSNLLVRPFTHAVRLFANMFAGHTLLLLFTVASWYMLNGIGIAYSAVSFTMVLVMTAFELFIQAVQAYVFVLLTCSFIQGALAEHH, translated from the coding sequence GTGAGTGCTGACCCGACGCAGACGCTCGCTTTCGACACGAGCTGCCACCTGTTCAACGGGTGTGGCTTCGACACTGTCGCTCCGGGCCTGCACTCGTTCCTGTTCAAGCCTCTCTGGGGCGACGGGGACAGCAACGTGTACTTCAACAAGACGATGCTGCTGGCGCTGCTCGGTTCCATCATCATCGTCGGCTTCTTCTGGGCCGCGTTCGCGAAGCCGAAGGTCGTGCCGGGCAAGCTCCAGCTGGTGGCCGAGTCCGGCTACGACTTCATCCGCCGTGGTGTCGTCTACGAGACGATCGGCAAGAAGGAAGGCGAGAAGTACGTCCCGCTGGTCGTCTCGCTGTTCTTCTTCATCTGGATGATGAACCTGTGGTCGGTCATCCCGATCGCCCAGTTCCCGGTCACGGCGATCATTTCGTACCCCGCCGTACTGGCCATCGGGGTCTACATCCTCTGGGTCTCGCTGACCTTCAAGCGGCACGGGTTCGTCGGGGCCTTCAAGAACTTCACCGGCTACGACAAGTCGCTCGGCGGGGTCCTCCCGCTGTCGATGACGATCGAGCTGTTCTCGAACCTGCTCGTGCGGCCCTTCACCCACGCCGTGCGACTCTTCGCGAACATGTTCGCCGGTCACACCCTGCTGCTGCTCTTCACCGTCGCCAGCTGGTACATGCTGAACGGCATCGGCATCGCCTACTCCGCCGTCTCGTTCACGATGGTGCTCGTCATGACGGCCTTCGAGCTCTTCATCCAGGCTGTTCAGGCGTACGTCTTCGTACTGCTGACCTGCAGCTTCATTCAGGGCGCGCTCGCCGAGCACCACTGA
- a CDS encoding F0F1 ATP synthase subunit C — protein sequence MSVLHETLAAVQIKGNLGSIGYGLAAIGPGVGVGIIFGNGTQALARQPEAAGLIRANQILGFAFCEALALIGLVMPFVYPAS from the coding sequence ATGTCCGTTCTGCACGAGACCCTGGCCGCTGTCCAGATCAAGGGCAACCTCGGCTCCATCGGTTACGGCCTCGCCGCGATCGGCCCGGGCGTCGGCGTCGGCATCATCTTCGGTAACGGCACCCAGGCCCTCGCCCGCCAGCCCGAGGCGGCCGGCCTGATCCGCGCCAACCAGATCCTGGGCTTCGCCTTCTGTGAGGCGCTCGCCCTGATCGGTCTGGTCATGCCGTTCGTCTACCCGGCCTCCTGA
- a CDS encoding F0F1 ATP synthase subunit B codes for MSPLVQLAAEEAENPLIPPIPELVIGLIAFVIVFGFLAKKLLPNINKVLEERREAIEGGIEKAEAAQTEAQSVLEQYKAQLAEARHEAARLRQEAQEQGAALIAEMRAEGQRQREEIVATGHSQIEADRNAAAQALRQDVGRLATELAGKLVGESLEDHARQSRVIDRFLDELEEKAEATR; via the coding sequence ATGAGCCCCCTGGTTCAGCTGGCGGCTGAGGAGGCCGAAAACCCCCTCATCCCGCCGATCCCAGAGCTCGTCATCGGCCTGATCGCCTTCGTCATCGTCTTCGGCTTCCTCGCCAAGAAGCTCCTCCCGAACATCAACAAGGTTCTGGAAGAGCGCCGTGAGGCCATCGAGGGCGGTATCGAAAAGGCCGAGGCCGCGCAGACCGAGGCCCAGAGCGTCCTTGAGCAGTACAAGGCTCAGCTCGCCGAGGCCCGGCACGAGGCCGCGCGCCTGCGCCAGGAGGCGCAGGAGCAGGGTGCCGCGCTCATCGCCGAGATGCGGGCCGAGGGCCAGCGTCAGCGCGAGGAGATCGTCGCCACCGGTCACTCCCAGATCGAGGCCGACCGCAACGCCGCCGCTCAGGCGCTGCGGCAGGACGTCGGCAGGCTCGCCACCGAACTGGCCGGCAAGCTCGTCGGCGAGTCCCTCGAGGACCACGCCCGCCAGAGCCGCGTCATCGACCGCTTCCTCGACGAGCTCGAGGAGAAGGCCGAGGCCACGCGATGA
- a CDS encoding F0F1 ATP synthase subunit delta, which produces MNGASREALAAARERLDALTDSTSVDAAKLADELAAVTALLDREAGLRRVLTDPAQPAEAKAELVRRLIGGQVSGETADLVAGTARARWSQPRDLVDVLEELANTADLTAAQTGGTLDDVEDELFRFGRIVSSNLELRTALTDRRAAASAKVDLLHRLLGGRAKPATERLVTRLVTAPRGRSLEAGLESLSKLAAERRDRVVAVVTSAVPLSDAQKQRLGAALAKLYGRRMHLNLDVDPEVLGGIRVQVGDEVINGSLADRLDEAARRMAS; this is translated from the coding sequence ATGAACGGAGCGAGCCGCGAGGCCCTGGCAGCCGCACGTGAGCGTCTCGACGCGCTGACGGACTCCACGTCCGTCGACGCCGCGAAGCTCGCCGACGAGCTGGCGGCCGTCACCGCGCTGCTCGACCGCGAGGCCGGCCTGCGCCGGGTTCTCACCGACCCGGCGCAGCCCGCAGAGGCCAAGGCCGAACTGGTCCGGCGCCTGATCGGCGGGCAGGTCAGCGGCGAGACCGCCGACCTGGTGGCCGGTACCGCCCGCGCCCGCTGGTCGCAGCCGCGCGACCTGGTCGACGTGCTGGAGGAGCTGGCGAACACCGCCGACCTTACGGCCGCGCAGACGGGCGGCACGCTCGACGACGTGGAGGACGAGCTGTTCCGGTTCGGCCGGATCGTCTCCTCGAACCTCGAGCTGCGCACCGCGCTGACCGACCGCAGGGCCGCGGCATCCGCCAAGGTCGACCTGCTGCACCGGCTGCTCGGCGGCCGGGCCAAGCCGGCGACCGAGCGTCTGGTGACGCGCCTGGTGACCGCGCCGCGTGGTCGTAGCCTGGAGGCGGGACTGGAGTCCCTGTCCAAGCTGGCCGCCGAGCGCCGGGACCGGGTCGTCGCGGTCGTCACGTCGGCGGTGCCGCTGAGTGACGCGCAGAAGCAGCGCCTGGGCGCCGCCCTCGCGAAGCTCTACGGCCGCCGGATGCACCTCAACCTGGACGTGGACCCCGAGGTCCTCGGCGGGATCCGGGTGCAGGTCGGTGACGAGGTCATCAACGGCTCCCTCGCGGACCGGCTGGACGAGGCCGCCCGCCGCATGGCGAGCTAG
- the atpA gene encoding F0F1 ATP synthase subunit alpha, producing MAELTIRPEEIRDALENFVQSYKPDAASREEVGTVTFAGDGIAKVEGLPSAMANELLKFEDGTLGLALNLEEREIGAIVLGEFSGIEEGQPVTRTGEVLSVAVGEGYLGRVVDPLGNPIDGLGEIETEGRRALELQAPTVMQRKSVHEPMETGYKAVDAMTPIGRGQRQLIIGDRQTGKTALAVDTIINQRDNWRTGDPNKQVRCIYVAIGQKGSTIAGVRRALEENGALEYTTIVAAPASDPAGFKYLAPYTGSAIGQQWMYQGKHVLIIFDDLSKQADAYRAVSLLLRRPPGREAYPGDVFYLHSRLLERCAKLSDDMGAGSMTGLPIVETKANDVSAFIPTNVISITDGQCFLESDLFNAGQRPALNVGISVSRVGGSAQHKAMRQVSGRLRVDLAQFRELEAFAAFGSDLDAASKAQLDRGQRMVELLKQAQYEPMATENQVVSVWAGTTGKMDEVPVVDIRRFEKELLEFLHRKHQGLLTSIKEGGKMSDDTLQAIADAIAEFKKQFETSDGKLLGEDVPATSGK from the coding sequence ATGGCGGAGCTCACGATCCGGCCGGAGGAGATCCGGGACGCGCTGGAGAACTTCGTCCAGTCGTACAAGCCGGACGCGGCCTCGCGCGAGGAGGTCGGCACCGTCACCTTCGCCGGTGACGGCATCGCGAAGGTCGAGGGCCTCCCCTCGGCCATGGCCAACGAGCTGCTGAAGTTCGAGGACGGCACCCTCGGTCTCGCCCTCAACCTCGAGGAGCGCGAGATCGGTGCCATCGTCCTCGGCGAGTTCAGCGGCATCGAGGAGGGCCAGCCGGTCACCCGTACCGGTGAGGTCCTGTCCGTCGCGGTCGGCGAGGGGTACCTCGGCCGTGTGGTGGACCCGCTCGGCAACCCGATCGACGGCCTCGGCGAGATCGAGACCGAGGGCCGCCGCGCCCTCGAACTGCAGGCCCCCACGGTCATGCAGCGCAAGTCGGTGCACGAGCCGATGGAGACGGGCTACAAGGCCGTCGACGCCATGACCCCGATCGGCCGCGGCCAGCGTCAGCTGATCATCGGCGACCGCCAGACCGGCAAGACCGCCCTGGCCGTCGACACGATCATCAACCAGCGTGACAACTGGCGCACGGGCGACCCGAACAAGCAGGTCCGCTGCATCTACGTCGCCATCGGCCAGAAGGGCTCCACCATCGCCGGCGTGCGCCGCGCGCTGGAGGAGAACGGCGCCCTGGAGTACACGACCATCGTCGCCGCTCCGGCGTCCGACCCGGCCGGCTTCAAGTACCTGGCGCCGTACACCGGCTCCGCCATCGGCCAGCAGTGGATGTACCAGGGCAAGCACGTCCTGATCATCTTCGACGACCTGTCGAAGCAGGCCGACGCCTACCGTGCCGTTTCCCTGCTGCTGCGCCGCCCGCCGGGCCGCGAGGCCTACCCGGGTGACGTCTTCTACCTGCACTCCCGTCTGCTGGAGCGCTGCGCCAAGCTCTCCGACGACATGGGCGCCGGCTCGATGACCGGTCTGCCGATCGTCGAGACCAAGGCCAACGACGTCTCGGCGTTCATCCCGACCAACGTCATCTCCATCACCGACGGCCAGTGCTTCCTGGAGTCGGACCTGTTCAACGCCGGTCAGCGTCCCGCGCTGAACGTCGGTATCTCCGTCTCCCGAGTCGGTGGTTCCGCGCAGCACAAGGCGATGCGCCAGGTCTCCGGCCGTCTGCGGGTGGACCTCGCCCAGTTCCGTGAGCTGGAGGCGTTCGCCGCCTTCGGTTCCGACCTGGACGCGGCCTCCAAGGCCCAGCTGGACCGCGGTCAGCGCATGGTCGAGCTGCTGAAGCAGGCGCAGTACGAGCCGATGGCCACCGAGAACCAGGTCGTCTCCGTCTGGGCCGGCACCACCGGCAAGATGGACGAGGTCCCGGTCGTGGACATCCGTCGCTTCGAGAAGGAGCTCCTGGAGTTCCTGCACCGCAAGCACCAGGGCCTGCTCACCTCCATCAAGGAGGGCGGCAAGATGTCCGACGACACGCTGCAGGCCATCGCGGACGCGATCGCGGAGTTCAAGAAGCAGTTCGAGACGTCGGACGGCAAGCTGCTCGGCGAGGACGTCCCGGCCACTTCGGGCAAGTGA